A window of Ananas comosus cultivar F153 linkage group 11, ASM154086v1, whole genome shotgun sequence genomic DNA:
AGGTTAAGGTGACGGTGGAGGACGACATGCTCCTCATCCGGGGAGAGCACAAGAAGGATGATCAAAAGGGGCCCGGGGGTGGCGGCCCAGAAAAGACGCCAGAGGTGAAGTTACAAAATAACTGTCGTTTTCTAAAAACTTGAGCTAacgaaaaaaatttcataacttgTTTAATAAAAACATACTGATCAAAATATTCAATCTCTAATAAGACATTTGGATGTTGgatttcaaatttcatgttaattttaattttaatagcaATGCAGTCGCAAATCTCAGATGTGCTGGAAAATAGTCATCATATATGATTTGAATAAAGTGAATAAAATTTCTACTTTTAATGATTAAATAATACTTAGAGTAGAATAtacactcgtcaaatttcagacGTATTTATTTATCcagtttaattttaatattttacgtTTACTAGAAGGGCACGTGGTGGAAGGAGCGGAGCTTCAGTTCGTATGATATGCACATTCTGTTGCCGGATTACTGCGACAAGAAAAAGGTCACGGCAGAACTCAAGCACGGTGTGCTGCTGATCACTATTCCGAAGATCTCGGATAAGAAGGAAATTGTCAGCGTTGACGTCAAGGGATAGTTATGTGTCGTGTGTACCAGCATAtatgtgcatgcatgcatgcatgtttctTATAcatctgtttttctttttattctgtGTTTAATAGATctctttgaataaaaaatatatactttgcTGAGTAAAAAATTGACTGATTTTATGACTTTGTAAATTTGGACTgtcattttagattttatagatCTTGTCCCATTTAGTTATCTATATCCAAAATGCTCATGCTCAAAatacgtaaaaaaaaaattttgtaacaGTTATAATACATAGGATATACCCCACCAATCATATTGTGGCTTGTGACTTGTGAGATGGtaaaatatctaattaataaagTCTAGTCTCCTAACAAAACATGCAATGCTAATTATATACAATCACATACTTCTTGCTAGACAAAATGAAGCAATTGAAGCTTTGCGATCGATCAGATGACTTCACCTTCTCACTGTGttacgccccggggccgattttaaaagcttttttttttaattcattatcATTtcgaaaacagagttgcggaagacgtgccaaatttttttttttttttcaacctggcccacgagacgcacagacccgccacaaatacaaagttccccTGTCCACTCAGATAGAGTCTcctttatatttgcacggcgtaccaacaatacaacaggatctcaaccacaacctacatttatcaatcaacaaccaattcatgatatgcatttccatacaacTATCAATCCttaagatgatgcatgcctctaagcactccttaggtgctggatgatgcaatgcacagtacaacaatcatcctatttaaaagtgctccttacccggaagctttgtttttgaaatctatttcagtcattcatgaaaaccattcgaaaatctttttaaaactgtttcccactcgaaaactctattttgaaaaccgactacctcgaggggtagaaaacaaCAATGCATAAGAACATAAATGCATGAACTGAATATCTATAAAACCAGATCCACAAACCCACAATCTAAAATCACATGCATAAGGAAAACATCACAGATCCACTGAAGCGAAATCACCAATATTCAAACAAACACGAGGATCGTCTAACTGaacaatttattattaaaactactaagtgccAAAATGAAAGTAACCAGGGTGACGATtgctataccagactagctagatcgtcctccctTCGAGCCCAAAATCTAACTCCTCGTCCATGTCATCTGTGGGGAAttgggggtgagaaaccgcaaccatggtttctcagtgggtacgacagagccacgaaggcaagccgtaatcaccaaAAAcgaaaggagata
This region includes:
- the LOC109717018 gene encoding 26.7 kDa heat shock protein, chloroplastic-like, with translation MLEAMDLVYEDVPAPPEMRRSRSLSMAGNLWAPWDIMEDEKEVRMRFDMPGLSKEEVKVTVEDDMLLIRGEHKKDDQKGPGGGGPEKTPEKGTWWKERSFSSYDMHILLPDYCDKKKVTAELKHGVLLITIPKISDKKEIVSVDVKG